The Pelodiscus sinensis isolate JC-2024 chromosome 6, ASM4963464v1, whole genome shotgun sequence genome has a segment encoding these proteins:
- the S100Z gene encoding protein S100-Z: MPTQLENAMDILIKIFHHYSGKEGDKYKLNKGELKLLLTSELTDFLSCQKDPQLVDKIMKDLDTNKDNEVDFNEFVVLVAALTVACNDFFEEQLKQKEIGNK, encoded by the exons ATGCCTACACAGCTGGAGAATGCTATGGACATCTTGATCAAGATTTTTCACCATTACTCAGGCAAAGAAGGGGACAAATACAAACTGAATAAAGGAGAACTGAAACTGCTCCTTACCAGTGAACTCACTGACTTCCTTTCA tGCCAAAAGGATCCCCAGCTAGTTGATAAAATCATGAAAGATCTGGATACCAATAAAGACAATGAAGTGGATTTTAATGAATTTGTTGTTCTGGTTGCGGCTTTGACTGTAGCATGTAATGACTTCTTTGAGGAACAACTAAAGCAAAAGGAAATTGGAAATAAGTAA